From a single Poecilia reticulata strain Guanapo linkage group LG2, Guppy_female_1.0+MT, whole genome shotgun sequence genomic region:
- the abcb11a gene encoding bile salt export pump, which translates to MIVVGSLCALIHGSASPLMLLVYGMMTNTFVAYELEVQELKDPNKECINNTIHWTNGSIYETTDNTTVSCGVNIEAQMTMFAYYYIGIGLGVLIVSYFQIVFWVSAAARQTHKIRKTYFRKVMQMEIGWFDCNSVGELNTRISDDINKINNAIADQVSIFIERISTFVFGFTVGFIGGWKLTLVVIAVSPLIGIAAGLMAMAVARLTGRELTAYAKAGAVADEVLSSIRTVAAFGGEEKEAERYDRNLIEAQNWGVKKGSIIGVFQGYLWCIIFLCYALAFWYGSKLVIDTKELTPGSLIQVFFGVLMAAMNLGQASPCLEAFASGRAAAKNIFETIDREPEINCFSDDGHKLDKVKGDLEFHNITFFYPSRPDVKILDNLSMQIKAGETTAFVGPSGSGKSTTIQLIQRFYDPQEGTVSLDGHDIRTLNIQWLRSLIGIVEQEPVLFATTIAENIRYGQPGVTTEEIIQASKEANAYNFIMALPQKFDTLVGEGGGQMSGGQKQRIAIARALIRNPRILLLDMATSALDNESEAVVQEALDNVRAGRTTISIAHRLSTIRNADVIVGFEHGRAVERGTHSELLEKQGVYFTLVTLQNQGSPNTANEVITEPNEDEFDLKVGNSRHGSCRSTKSRRSVRLRSRSQLSSDFVPDALSGSFMIPSDLQITPKDVTEDDPEENKESAPVARILKYNQPEWPYMLLGSLGAAVNGSVNPVYAVLFSQILGTFGVQDLNQQRKEINGICILFCIVAVISFFSQFLQLIDGHPSHAVNVPFLRSQIGIVSQEPVLFDCSIVENIQYGDNTRTVAMEEVVEAAKKAHLHDFVMGLPNKYETQVGAQGSQLSRGQKQRIAIARAIVRNPKILLLDEATSALDTESEQTVQSALDEARKGRTCIVIAHRLSTIQNADIIAVMSQGVVIEQGTHDKLMAKKGAYYKLVTTGAPIS; encoded by the exons ATGATAGTGGTGGGAAGCCTGTGTGCCCTGATCCATGGCTCAGCTTCGCCTCTCATGCTCCTGGTGTACGGCATGATGACCAACACTTTTGTGGCTTATGAGCTGGAAGTCCAAGAGCTCAAAGACCCAAACAAGGAGTGCATAAACAACACCATTCATTGGACCAATGGCTCCATTTATGAAACAACTGACAATACCACGGTTTCTTGTGG GGTGAATATCGAAGCACAGATGACCATGTTTGCATATTATTACATTGGCATCGGGTTAGGTGTTCTGATTGTTAGTTACTTTCAg attgtCTTCTGGGTGTCAGCAGCTGCAAGACAAACtcacaaaatcagaaaaacgtATTTCAGGAAAgttatgcaaatggaaattggATGGTTTGACTGCAACTCTGTTGGGGAACTGAACACAAGGATATCTGA TGATATCAACAAGATCAACAATGCTATTGCCGATCAGGTGTCCATTTTCATCGAAAGGATCTCAACGTTTGTGTTTGGCTTCACGGTTGGATTCATTGGCGGGTGGAAGCTGACTTTGGTTGTCATAGCAGTCAGCCCTCTGATTGGCATAGCTGCTGGACTCATGGCCATG GCTGTGGCCAGACTAACTGGAAGAGAGCTGACAGCCTACGCAAAGGCAGGAGCAGTGGCAGACGAGGTCCTGTCATCCATCAGGACGGTTGCAGCGTTTGGAGGGGAGGAAAAGGAAGCTGAAAG GTATGACAGAAACCTCATTGAAGCTCAGAACTGGGGTGTAAAAAAAGGTTCAATTATAGGAGTGTTTCAAGGATACCTGTGGTGCATCATCTTCCTGTGCTATGCCTTGGCCTTTTGGTACGGGTCTAAACTAGTCATTGACACCAAGGAACTGACTCCAGGGAGCCTAATTCAG GTTTTCTTTGGAGTGCTGATGGCAGCTATGAACCTTGGCCAGGCCTCACCATGTCTGGAGGCCTTTGCTTCTGGTCGGGCagcagcaaaaaatatttttgaaacaattgATCGG GAACCAGAAATTAATTGTTTCTCAGATGATGGACATAAATTAGACAAAGTAAAGGGTGACCTGGAGTTCCACAACATCACCTTCTTCTATCCATCTCGACCTGACGTTAAG ATTTTAGATAACCTGAGTATGCAGATTAAGGCGGGAGAAACGACTGCTTTTGTTGGACCGAGTGGATCTGGAAAGAGCACCACAATTCAACTCATTCAAAGATTTTATGATCCACAGGAAGGAACG GTGTCTTTGGATGGCCATGATATTCGCACATTAAACATCCAGTGGCTCCGTTCTCTCATTGGTATTGTGGAGCAGGAACCAGTGCTGTTTGCCACAACTATTGCTGAAAATATACGCTACGGCCAGCCTGGAGTAACCACGGAAGAAATCATCCAAGCATCAAAAGAGGCCAATGCTTACAACTTTATTATGGCTCTCCCACAG AAGTTTGACACACTAGTGGGTGAAGGTGGAGGCCAGATGAGTGGAGGACAGAAGCAGAGGATTGCAATAGCTCGAGCTCTCATCAGAAACCCTAGGATCCTGCTGCTGGACATGGCCACATCAGCCCTAGACAATGAGAGTGAAGCTGTAGTCCAAGAAGCTCTGGATAAT GTACGTGCAGGAAGGACAACCATCTCCATCGCCCACCGTCTGTCCACAATCAGAAATGCAGATGTGATTGTCGGATTTGAACATGGACGTGCTGTGGAGAGAGGAACGCACAGCGAGTTACTAGAAAAGCAAGGCGTGTACTTCACTCTTGTGACCCTGCAGAACCAAGGTTCACCCAACACAGCTAATG AAGTCATTACTGAACCAAATGAGGATGAATTTGATCTAAAAGTTGGGAATTCTAGACATGGAAGTTGTAGATCTACCAAAAG CAGGAGGTCTGTACGCCTGCGATCTCGGAGCCAACTGTCAAGTGACTTTGTCCCAGACGCATTGTCCGGAAGCTTCATGATCCCTTCGGATCTCCAGATAACACCTAAAGAT GTGACTGAGGATGAccctgaagaaaacaaagagtcaGCTCCAGTTGCACGGATCCTGAAGTACAACCAACCAGAATGGCCGTACATGCTGTTGGGATCACTGGGAGCTGCAGTCAATGGCTCAGTCAACCCCGTCTATGCGGTCCTGTTCAGCCAGATTCTCGGG acttttggcGTTCAGGACTTAAATCAGCAGCGGAAAGAGATCAACGGGATCTGCATTCTGTTTTGCATTGTGGCTGTGATCAGTTTCTTTTCACAGTTTCTGCAG TTAATTGATGGTCACCCATCCCATGCCGTCAACGTTCCCTTCCTGAGGTCTCAGATTGGCATAGTGTCACAGGAACCAGTTTTATTTGACTGCAGCATAGTAGAGAACATCCAATATGGAGATAACACTCGGACTGTTGCCATGGAGGAGGTTGTGGAGGCTGCCAAGAAGGCCCATCTTCATGACTTTGTGATGGGTCTACCAAAT AAATATGAGACTCAGGTTGGTGCCCAGGGTTCACAGCTGTCAAGGGGACAGAAGCAACGCATTGCTATCGCCAGAGCCATTGTCCGAAACCCCAAAATCCTGCTGCTAGATGAGGCGACTTCTGCTCTGGACACAGAGAGTGAacag ACTGTTCAGTCTGCGCTTGATGAAGCAAGAAAAGGACGAACCTGCATTGTCATTGCTCACCGGCTCTCCACCATCCAGAATGCAGACATTATAGCGGTAATGTCCCAAGGAGTGGTCATCGAACAAGGCACACATGATAAACTCATGGCTAAGAAGGGAGCATATTACAAACTGGTCACAACAGGAGCTCCGATCAGCTAA